The proteins below are encoded in one region of Streptomyces ficellus:
- a CDS encoding TetR/AcrR family transcriptional regulator produces MTARADLIADAALTLLVERGMRGLTHRAVDETAGLPQGSTSNYARTRQALLEAAVRRLADREARVMSLEEMPVPDTGLDGLLEGLSLALHRYLTDHRDLLVARYELGLEATRRPELRAFYDETGRRFREPLTALMRAAGSSEPERHTLSLVAWCEGLMFSCAVGAFHSSVPSREELRTGFRELLGGMLGGPGGTTA; encoded by the coding sequence ATGACCGCACGCGCCGACCTCATCGCCGACGCCGCCCTGACCCTGCTCGTCGAGCGGGGCATGCGCGGGCTCACCCACCGCGCGGTGGACGAGACCGCAGGGCTCCCCCAGGGCTCGACGTCCAACTACGCCCGGACCCGTCAGGCCCTCCTCGAGGCGGCGGTCCGGCGGCTCGCGGACAGGGAGGCGCGGGTGATGTCCCTGGAGGAGATGCCCGTCCCCGACACCGGCCTCGACGGGCTCCTGGAGGGCCTCTCCCTGGCGCTTCACCGCTACCTCACCGACCACCGCGACCTCCTCGTCGCCCGGTACGAGCTGGGCCTGGAGGCCACCCGCCGCCCGGAGCTGCGCGCGTTCTACGACGAGACCGGGCGCCGGTTCCGGGAGCCGCTGACGGCGCTCATGCGCGCGGCCGGGTCCTCCGAGCCCGAGCGCCACACCCTGTCCCTGGTGGCCTGGTGCGAGGGGCTGATGTTCTCCTGCGCGGTCGGGGCGTTCCACTCGTCCGTACCGAGCCGGGAGGAACTGCGCACCGGGTTCCGCGAGTTGCTCGGGGGGATGCTCGGCGGTCCGGGCGGCACCACGGCCTGA